From a single Piliocolobus tephrosceles isolate RC106 chromosome 21, ASM277652v3, whole genome shotgun sequence genomic region:
- the EDDM13 gene encoding epididymal protein 13, producing the protein MYRSEPFLKMSLLILLFLGLAEACIPREGLLSLQVLHEETSDCKDEVKPFSGTTPSRKPLPKRKNTWNFLKCAYMVITYLFVSYNKGDWCYCHYCNSELDIR; encoded by the exons ATGTACAGATCAGAGCCATTTCTGAAAATGTCGCTGCTGATTCTGCTTTTCCTGGGATTGGCAGAAGCCTGTATTCCTCGTGAAG GCTTGCTGAGCCTCCAAGTACTGCATG AAGAAACAAGTGACTGCAAGGATGAAG TTAAACCCTTCTCAGGCACCACCCCATCCAGGAAACCACTGCCCAAGCGGAAAAACACGTGGAACTTCCTGAAATGCGCCTACATGGTGATAACCTACCTCTTCGTATCCTACAACAAAGGGGACTGG TGTTACTGCCACTACTGTAACTCGGAACTGGACATCAGGTAG